A stretch of the Streptosporangium sp. NBC_01755 genome encodes the following:
- the ssd gene encoding septum site-determining protein Ssd has product MDRPLVITEDHDLLDDLLRVAAAAGIELDVAHAPAHARPHWNRAPLVVVGDDMADALASTGPPPRHRVLLVTRTRDDPDTWRRCVAVGAQAVLELPSAERQLVDEFADVVEPPAKPGFVVCVAGGRGGAGASVLAGSLALAASRRRIRTLLVDADPLGGGLDLLLGQEESDGARWSDLVAREGRVSCTALQAALPTFAGLALLSFSRGEIEPIPAEAMRSVLEAGRRGFDLVVVDLPRQLDQAAVEALGRATTTLLVVTADVRGVLAAAQVLVSLREHTGEVRAVVRSGVLTDDVVTGSLGVPHGGSLPDQPRLAAALDRGDVPPLGRRTSLGRFCAAFLHELLGSDR; this is encoded by the coding sequence GTGGACCGCCCGCTGGTCATCACCGAAGACCATGATCTGCTCGATGACCTGCTCCGTGTCGCCGCCGCGGCCGGAATCGAGCTCGACGTCGCCCACGCGCCCGCACACGCCCGGCCGCACTGGAACCGTGCTCCGCTAGTCGTCGTCGGTGATGACATGGCAGACGCCCTGGCCTCGACCGGACCGCCGCCTCGCCACCGTGTTCTCCTGGTCACCCGCACCCGCGACGACCCCGATACGTGGCGCAGGTGCGTCGCGGTCGGTGCCCAGGCCGTGCTGGAGCTGCCCTCCGCGGAGCGTCAGCTGGTCGACGAGTTCGCCGACGTCGTCGAGCCGCCCGCCAAGCCCGGATTCGTGGTGTGCGTCGCGGGCGGGCGCGGCGGAGCGGGGGCCAGCGTCCTGGCCGGTTCGCTGGCGCTGGCCGCGTCCCGTCGGCGCATCCGCACCCTCCTGGTCGACGCCGACCCACTTGGCGGAGGTCTGGATCTCCTCCTTGGCCAGGAGGAGTCCGACGGAGCGCGCTGGTCGGACCTGGTGGCCCGCGAGGGCAGGGTCAGCTGCACAGCACTCCAGGCGGCCCTGCCGACCTTCGCAGGACTGGCCCTGCTCTCCTTCAGCCGGGGCGAGATCGAGCCGATCCCGGCCGAGGCGATGCGCTCGGTCCTCGAAGCGGGGCGCAGGGGCTTCGATCTGGTGGTCGTCGACCTGCCGCGCCAGCTCGACCAGGCCGCGGTGGAGGCGCTCGGCCGGGCCACCACCACCCTCCTGGTCGTCACCGCCGACGTGCGTGGCGTGCTCGCTGCGGCACAGGTGCTCGTCTCCTTGCGCGAGCACACCGGTGAGGTGCGTGCCGTTGTGCGCAGCGGGGTCCTGACCGACGACGTGGTGACGGGCTCGCTCGGTGTCCCGCACGGCGGTAGCCTCCCCGACCAGCCTCGTCTCGCCGCCGCACTCGACCGGGGGGACGTTCCCCCGCTCGGCCGCCGCACCTCTCTTGGACGGTTCTGCGCCGCTTTCCTACACGAGCTGCTCGGGTCGGACAGGTGA